The Perca fluviatilis chromosome 17, GENO_Pfluv_1.0, whole genome shotgun sequence region TTAAAGAATGGCACGCACTCACATCTTAGAAGTGGGTCAAAAAGATGGACTGAATAGGAGAAATTAAAAccatattaaaatgtaatatgaAAATTTGGATCCTTTGTCAAGGCTGTTAGCGTGATTGATTTGCCTGCCGCAAATTAAAACTGAGATTAATAAATTGCATGTCATTGACTTCGCTCCAACTTAACTGTTATGTGAGTTTTTAGCTTAAATTAAGAATATTATTCACATTATTTAGCATAGACATGTCACTGTGTTTTCACTTACAGACAGTCCATTCAGGCGGAAACTGGAAGGTGCAATTCAGTCTAGTCTGGTTGACACAAACAGTTCACAGAATTCAAGCGGTGAGCTCTGAGTCACTTATTTTATGtggatgtgtgcgtgtgtctttgtgtggaaATGTATCACTTCTGCTCGAATGGTGAAATGTATTTTCAGTTCTGCTACAAAGcaggtgtatgtgagtgtcAGTATAGATAGAAACAGTATTTCTGCAGACAGAGTTTTGCTGATGATTGGGGCTTAAAATTGAAATGGAGGGGCAGTAGATGATGTAAAGAGGTTTGTGTGACCTACCTTGCATCAATTGTTACTATATAAAACTCCGTCCAAGAGCTCTATTATTATAATTCTACACCATACTCAGACCGTATATTGAATACCATGTTGGATCACCTTTGGCTCTAATAACACTCACTAACATAACCTAACACTGCCCCACATCATGGCAGTAACTCTAAAAAGACCTGTTGTTAAAgacccaaaacacattttcttaatCTGTTTCTTATATGAACCGATTTTCTGCCATTGTTACAAAATTCTTCTTTTTTGTCATGAGTCTGTGCcattttgtctttctttgtttCCCTGGTGCTGGAATTAATCAATACGTCTCTGTAATAAATGCAGTTTTTAAATTGGTTGTATACAGTTTACATCCCCATCACTCACTGATGAGGGAGGTCTCACAGACACGGTTTGGTAGCACAAACAATCAAAGAAATCTAGAGTAAATGCTCTTTGATTGCAAATCTTGCTTGCCTTTTTAAAAGAATAACATTAAACACTAAAGCTACATACTGAATAAACAAGGGAAAAGAGTGATGGcccactgtgtctgtagtttTAACTCCCTCCCTGTTCTCTTGTCCACAGGAACTCCGAGCCCTCTGGTGGCCAGCACCTTCTCTACAACACAGAGTAAGTCCAACCCCACCTTCTGCTCAAAGCAGAAAATATGCATGTTGCCTCCTTCtcatttcaccttttttttctggTATGCTTCAATTTTTCTTAATCTGTCATTGTTTGGTGCAAATGGTTTCTCTGTAATCCATTGTGATTCAACAGATTGTCCGCATTTAGCTTCATTATCACGAGGGACTGTCTGGACAGGATTGTTAACATTAGCCATATTGTACATCTGCATTGTGTTCAGATAGAGCTGTGTGTTGTAATGACATGCATCGCCTGACTCATACTGGATAAAGATAGTTGGAAAAGctgtttttaagtgtttttattttaacatgtaaacatgaattTGTTTATTATGCTATGGTGTTATTTAtgttgcctttatttgataggactgCAAATGAGGGGAATTATTGAGAGATGGGGAGGGAGAATGACATGTAAGAAAGCATTTTCAAACCGGAACATTGTAATTACATGACCAGTGCCTTAAACCCCACTAGGATGCCCCAacatacacattttaaacattactGCAATTATTTTCAAAGTATCATCACACTTTTTCAGAAATGCAACTGCGAATTGAGTCACTTAGGGCTGCAGAAATCACAAAAACAGCAACATCTTGGTGGAACTGACTTCCAAAGTATATTATCAGGGATATTAGAGGCTAATAGATGTAAAGAtgcacagtgtattaattttcTTCTCCAACAAAGAGTCAATGCTCTTCTGGGCCTTGTGATTTTTTAGAACCCTACACTTGTGGTGCCTGTGGCATCCAGTTCCAGTTCTACAACAACCTGCTGGAGCATATGCAGTCCCATGCTGGTGAGTCCACGACTACAAATGCATGTCAAGCTCAGGCAACAGGCACCCTGTTGTGGGTTTAGTGGCTGCAATGCATGTGAAAGTCTGTATGATTACACATAATCCTTATAAAGGTATAGGCATTAAATTcttaaaaacacaacatttaataTAAAGTTTCAGGGAATATAATGTTGTAATATGGGTTGTTGCAGATCTGGTTCTGAGGCTGCTGGATTCTGTTGCAAAAGCTTCGGTGCattgtactgtaaatgtaaccATAAACAGTAGTGCATTATCTTTAATTATTCATTTAGCATATACAATGTCAGAAATAAAGACCAATTCCAATTTCAAGCAACCACAGCCAAAAGGCAAAAAGAATAATTAAAATggtataaaaaaacaagcatAGGAAGCTGTAACCACcaaatgttatgttatttttacTTGACAAGTGACTAAAGTGCAGTTTGTTTACCTTCTTATGCATGTATCATGTTTCCTGTCCTTGTATGCAGATTAAATGATGGAGTTATCATCTGGACAGTCTTAAAATACTTCTTATCTAGCGTTCACTTTTATGATGATTTTTAGTTTGACATTGCTTTTAGGGCCTTGCTTTTTGATTTCTTGCTTTGACACTGACTTCATTTAAAGACGTACCCTGCAGGATTTGTGGCTGATCTTATGTGAGAATTGACTGAGGAAACAAACCtattgaaattatttttgtaaacCTGGTCAGCTGATTTTGAAGGTACAATTTGTTAATGACAGACTCAGAGAGGCCAAgtaatgtgtttttgtcttttcttttgctgacatgttgtgtttgtttaattTTGTGTCATTCTTTTATTCTTTACATTATTATCCATTGGAAACACTTTCTCCATTAAAACCATACAATATTGTCGCCTCTGCCTAATCCATGTTCCATGTCTGTATCTCCTCAGCGGACAATGAGAACCACACCAAAGGGGACTCTCCCAAAACCTCCTCAGCCTCCGGTCCTCAAGAGCAGCTGTGGAGAGGCTCTCAGGCTCCGGCCCATTCCTCAGTTAAACTACAAATCCCGCCTCAAAGTATCTCCCAGAGAAACCACACAGTCAGCCGTAAGTGCTGCAATCAACTTCATTCATTTCACACTGTTAGTTACTGTACTCTATATACGGGGCTATGAAACTATGTTGTTAGAAAATTGTTGAAATGGAATTATGTAGCCTCTGGTGGTTAAGAAGCATACTATATACCGGCAACATCTCTGCTTCGATTTTTGCTGAGGAGCTTTGTTGCATGCCCAAGTAATGCCAAGTATAGCCTCTAAATCTTCCCTCAGTTTAAAGAGAATCTGGTCTGTAAAACAAAGCCAGGTTATGTCTTTTATTATTCTCTATGATTCTGTATTGTCTTTTCCCATCTAAGATACCATGTTTTCTGCCAatatattgaaataaaaaaaacattaacactTATTATCTTTCTTATGTTTACTCTGCCTTCCTGTCCATTTATCTGCTCTCCATGCTGGCAGAGAATAACGGACTACCTGAGAAGGAACGACAACAGGTGGCTGAGCGCCTCTTACGGGTAATGTGTTCAGATCTGAGCATGCTAAACGTGCTCAACAGCAAGGACTTCCTGAAGTTGGCACAGACCCTAGTGGATACGGGTGCTCGTCATGGTGCCTACTCCACCCGTGATGCTTTTGGCAACATGAGTGCCTTGGCACTGCGCCAGCTGCCCCGCATGTACaaccaagtcaaagtcaaagtcacATGTGCTCTAGGCTCCAATGCTTCCCTTGGTATCGCTGTCACCTGCCACTCCCAGACATCAGGCCCAGATGCTTGCTATGTTCTAACAGCCTACCAGGTGGAGGGGTCGAGACTGAAGCGCTATGTGCTCGGTGTGAGGGAGGCTGAACTGAGGGAAGGGCCCGAGCAGGTTCACCACTGGGTGCAGAATGTGCTGTCTGAGTTTGTGATGTCAGACATTCGCACAGTGTATGTCTCGGAGCCCAAAGTCTGGGCAGCAGGATTTGCGGGATCGCCACTTGGTGGTGGTGGCCGGAGCAGGATATGCTTGCGATGCGCGGGGTGTTCACTCGGGGCAGTTGTCCAGGCTGTTCTTGGGAAGCGCAGCCTCCAGGCTCGAGGCCTTCATGAGTTGTCTGAGCTTCTCTCAACGTGCCGAGATATTGCCTCCTCCACCACGCTGTCCCTTCGTGAGGAACAGTGCACCAACACATCCACAAGCACAACTGAGGAAGGTACACAGGGCAGCCCTTCACAATGCCCCAACCCTCCTTGCTGGGATCGTATGGCTGAAGCTCTTCTGCAGGTCCATGCCCACTTTGAACAGATTTGTGAGGCTTATGGACGCAGTAAGACCACGGCTCCTCTCCTCCAAGGTCTCAACAAGCATCTGCTAGGTACGCTGGCTTGTCTGCTGGCACCTCTGCGTCTGGCAGCTCTGGAGCTGAGCAGCCAGAGGAGACCAACCTTACAGCAGGTGCTGCCCGTCTACCTACGCTTGGAGAAGTTTTTCACTTCCAAAGCTGGAGAGGCTGGAACCGGCACGGCTAGCAAACTCTGCCACTACTTCCTTGAAGCACTTAAGGAAAATTTCAAGGTACTGAACTGTTATTGCTTAGATGAAGtttcttaaatgaacatttTTGCTCTAAAAGTGATAAGATTCCTCTGAAATTTTGTAAGGAATAAGGTTCTTGAAATATTGCTGGTAGTTTTGATTGAACTTTGCTTGAATAAAATAGTCAAACTGTTAAAGTTTAGATTAAAAACCAAGAACTATTTGAAAATTAGAGTTTACAGATCTGACCAGACATGTGATGCCAACTTGACAGTCTGTATGATTGGTTCCAAAAACGTATTGAGGttcaatacccaaccctagtaaagAGAGCCTTGATATATGATGAATGCATATGAGTTATTGGTTTAAGGAAGGACTGACAGTCATTGAAATGTTTTCTGTCTTTAGGTTGAACGAGCCCACCAGGTAGCCATGGTCCTGGACCCACAGCTCAAGCTGCGTTCAGTGCCAGCATACCAGCATGAAGATATAATCTCGCGTGCATGCGAAATGGCTGCTGAATCCAGGGATGGAGGTATGACTGGTGGTGGAGGTTCAGGTGGTGAAGAGCGGGACAATGATGGCCCACCAACCCCTAAAATAAGCCGCGTAGAGGGAGGGGGAAACAACGGTGGCACTTTAAGGGGGACCTCCTCATCTTGCACAGTGTCTGGTAATGATGAGAGTCAGAGCCAAGTTAGACAAGAGATTTTTCAATACTTGGCTGAGCCTCTTCTCCAAGGCACACCTGACCTCTTCCAGTACTGGAGCTCAGCAGTGAATGAGAAGTTTCCCAGGCTTGCTCGCTTGGCAATGTGGCTCCTTGCTGTGCCTGCTGTGGGCATACGCAATGAGTGTGCAACTGTGTGCGAGCAGAGCCTGGCTATGAAGAGGAGGCAGCAGGTAACCACTGAGGAGATGAACAAACTAATTTTCCTTCGCTCAAACATGGGCTAGGAGAGAATCTTGACCAACCCTTATCAACCAAACCTTCACCCCCAACCAATGACTGAAGACTAttatttatatactgtaggttTAGAACAACTGTAAACTTAAATGTGTTAAATACTCATCGAGAAAGATATTTACAGGAAACTCACATTGTATAGGTTGCAACACCATAAAACAATATGacttattacatttatatggtCCTTTCATACAAACAGTACTTTACAAACTCCATATAAGAAAGGACTGTTTGTAAAGTACTGTGGACAAAATGTAGGGGTGGAACGGTAACTCAAAAGATTGTCTCGTTTGGTACGCCACCCTCGGTTTGGGATGCACACGTAAGCAGGATCAGTCTTATCATGGCCAGTGACTTGAATTACTCCAGCCTACTGACTAAACTGGTAAAAGGCTGCAATGCTGTTATTCTCACTGACTGGCAACATTTTCAGGTAAAGTCAGCGTTCACTGCTTGGAACGACTGTCACAGACctctgaaaacacacaacagtAAGTAATGTTGCATATAGCTACAGTATTTggggaatgatcattttcatTGGtgtacaacaaaaaaatcaagaGGTGAATCTTCACTGCCATTGCATCTCTGCCGATTAAGTGTACTAGGTTTATTATTTACTATTGCGTATCActgaaaatatttatttcagCATCAGGTCAGGAGCTAAATCATTGCAGCTAATTTGAAGGTTGCTTCAGTGGCCTAAAAATGTAGTTGTGGATCATTGTatgcatttttcattcaaaaggGTAAAACACAGCTGATAAAAACATTAATAGGGATATGATGCTTtccggttgttgttttttgttacaaaaagaaaagtcatccaatggtttgttttctttctaaAATTAACTCAAGAGGCCTTATGCTGCTGGATATGCTGGTCAAAAGGCTAGATTAGCACAGAAGGGCCTATATCATGAAGTTAACTTGAATAAAGTCAAACcttttgttgaatttttttCCGTGCACAGAGAGGACAGAATCCTATTAGAACTTGTTTGCGGTCAGCTTTTACCAACAGGGAATTAAATGCCATTTTGGATAAACCAATATTTTATTATCTTTTAATACCTGATGGTACAACCCAGCTTGTATGTCAGTAAATACACAATAATGACATCTAGAGGCCATTTTGTGTGGCTTGATGATAGTTTCCAGTGCTGGTACTTAAGGAATGTCTCATCAGTCAGCTCTGTGAAAAGAGATGTCAATACACTTCTTTATATTGGAGGTGTTTTACCTGTGCATTTCCCTCAGATAAACAGCAGTAATATTATTAGCCATCAGTTTGGTAAGCTTGTTGGCAAGGATTTAATGCATACTTGCATAAATCCTTGTGTGGATGTTGCCCactgtgtgtatgggtgttgtttattattattattattattatatttgtgtgtgtatatatatatatatatatatatatatatatatatatatataatatatatatacacaactaaaattatcattgctatttttattctttactctatttttatatttatcatTCTAATTTAAACATATTTCTATTTTGAAGCAATAAGCTTCAAGGGCATAGTTTCAATTGTTATCTACTAAAAATGACTGTTCTCATGACGCTCTTACAGTTAATCATCATTAATGGTaaattattttctgtttgtgaAATCAACGGGATTTTCTCAGGAATGAGTGCACCCAAGCAGGCGCCACCACTTTTTCCCCTTACTCTACTGAAAACCCATCAAACTTTGACCTCAATACCGAGGTATGTACTGAACCGTGACTTTTGTGAAACGTTCCACCCCAAATGCAGTTAGTGCCATTTGCAACAAACAAAATGGATCAGggtgaggtttttttttctttcttcaaggATAAAGCAAATTCTGCCAGTACATTCACTAAAGTCAACAAATGCATACTAATAAAgttaagttatttatttattttatggattctAGTATACATTTACACAAGCTAATACCTCCTGTAATGACTTGGATGAATGACAGTTATACTGTAAATTTGTTTGTTGCCTTTGGTACTAATTAGTCAAGTTTAGTCAAAGTTTCTTTCATGCAACCACCTTAAACCCTACAGTCAGAACCAACACCATGCCTTTTTATTGATGTTAAATGGCCTTGTTTTCACCATGCTTTCTAAAGCTTGTAGTTTGGTTTTTCACTCCTGTAGACCCAAAGGGACCTCTGGCTGATGATGTTTGAAACCGTGTCCTCTAGTGGTCAaatgtggactttttaaaaCATCATGGACAACTGGTATTTGACAAGTGCTTTATTCCAAAGTTCAAGTCACCTCTTGGGTATAAACAGGTCAGGAATTATTTCAACAATAACACAGCCAAGCACAAGTATCCATTGTATTAAACTATACTGAAAACCTATACTCAGTAGGTCAGCTCTTCATTGTGTTCATACCAGAGCAGGAAAATGTATCAATACTGATATTGTGGTATGAGACTCCCATTTGGATTTTGTTCATGTTAATATTTGTGGTGCAGCTTAAATATCGTCTTTTAATCCAAAAGGATGTAGTTCAGTTATTTGATTTGGCTCCTCCACATGAATTAAAAGTTACATCATACTCTTTCAgtcattaaattaaatattaaacacAAATGGTCATAACTCAAAATATCaactgtaaaaataaacattaactatatttttttctcaatttttcCCAGCTTTAGGCCACAGTACAACTTAAGGTACAGTCACATTACACTACAATGAATATTCACTTAgtctcccattcattttctattGAATTTGACAAATTCAAACATCCATTTCCTGTGTCCGTATGAACTCCATGGGTCAGAGTTCACTTTTGTTCAACGTTTACCTCACAGATGTGCACGGTCGGCCAGTAGGAACACTGATGAACTGTACTTGGAAATGGAGGAGTCACTATTCTAGCCCTGTGGCGCCACCTTCTTTTGTGCAACACCAGACTAAAAACTGCTGCATCTCCCTCATAGACGGTTTACAGTTAGTGATCGCTCtgatcaacatttatttataatcaTGGTTAGAATTGTGACATGTCCTTTTTAGAGGCTGAGTGCAGGGCAATTTTGTTAAATGTGACTGTACCTTTTAGTTTCTAGGCCACAGGAAGTAGGAAGTCAGTACACTGCACATTGGGAATTATAGGGCATTTGAGTGAATGGTTTGCAAAGTGTAAAGCCAAGAACagacaggtctccctaaaatgCAAATCTTTTTAGTCCACCTGAATGcagttgtgtcatttttaagtTATATAAGAACATTTGTCAACTTTTTATTACAAATGCATTAAAGGTTGAAAATGCTTGAATTATGTCTGTCAATCAAAGGTGAATGGCTCTTGCAAACTACAATGTTTTGATAGATTGTTGCCCTCCTTACCTCCATTTACAGCTTTGATTTAGTGTTTCATAAATGCTTTTCTCTTCTTTAAAGTGATTGTTCGGGTAATTGGTCCCTTAAGCACCATGAAACCGGCCAAACACCCTCTTCAGAAGTTTTTTCACCTGGTTGatattgggagagttagcgagAGTAGCGTTAAAGCATGAAGTAGCTTATGGATcggtgtctcttaacattaccccactaataatgacGACGAATGATGCCAGGTGCCTACTAtcagtatatataggttatgcactcataaaagcgttggattgtaaagtttgtaggtacaccagaaggttatgtaaataacacttgcctgctggcttctgctctctgctgttgttgctgctgtaagacgagtgcttagggacatctacaaattacaacaccgaaaagagatgcaacaaaaatattttttaatttaacttattttttaaagtaagtgctgtagtataactagcaggagacaagtaataattgaggtaagtttggagacattaccttatttaatcattaaattaataaatatttttgttgcatctcttttcggtgttgtaatttgtagatgtccctaagcactcttactgcccggtagtaacagcagcagtagcagcagagggcagaagccagcaggcaagtgttatttacataaacttctggtgtacttacaaactttacaatccatcgttttatgagcgcataacctatttgtactactgtagacctttggtatcatttcgggcattattagtggggtaatgttaagagacacttcggatccattagcctctgcgctaagctattcagctgataacgctacgctacgctaactctcccaatgttcgacccaggtgaaaaaagcttctgggggggtgtttggctcgagatcatggtgcaaaggaccgtagggtgaaattactccgaaccatcactttaagagtaACTTAGCACCAGGCTGAAAAGCACTGTTTTGCTGCCCTCTCTGGTTGAAGGTAGCCTGTTTCACCATTAGTAGTAGATGGATGT contains the following coding sequences:
- the znf618 gene encoding zinc finger protein 618 isoform X4, with translation MSAQEAPIPGKEKADGGSAATDGPSPTLVPKTKNTTPPPVTVKKEPGTSETSNGKVGDANPAEICVVIGGNDGGASGGASRRAQTEGSYVCGVCGKKYKYYNCFQTHVRAHRESDSMVADGLPQTPNILSPHCSRLPIGDILIPDSFRYSCDICGKKYKYYSCFQEHRDLHAVDDPYEQVVLPVDGLKEEEPVEPYQKIGPKTGSYVCEFCGKQYKYFNPYQEHVALHTPMGSFDLKTSRVQECGSMDMSKFGHSQTGKIKNSPFRRKLEGAIQSSLVDTNSSQNSSGTPSPLVASTFSTTQKPYTCGACGIQFQFYNNLLEHMQSHAADNENHTKGDSPKTSSASGPQEQLWRGSQAPAHSSVKLQIPPQSISQRNHTVSQNNGLPEKERQQVAERLLRVMCSDLSMLNVLNSKDFLKLAQTLVDTGARHGAYSTRDAFGNMSALALRQLPRMYNQVKVKVTCALGSNASLGIAVTCHSQTSGPDACYVLTAYQVEGSRLKRYVLGVREAELREGPEQVHHWVQNVLSEFVMSDIRTVYVSEPKVWAAGFAGSPLGGGGRSRICLRCAGCSLGAVVQAVLGKRSLQARGLHELSELLSTCRDIASSTTLSLREEQCTNTSTSTTEEGTQGSPSQCPNPPCWDRMAEALLQVHAHFEQICEAYGRSKTTAPLLQGLNKHLLGTLACLLAPLRLAALELSSQRRPTLQQVLPVYLRLEKFFTSKAGEAGTGTASKLCHYFLEALKENFKVERAHQVAMVLDPQLKLRSVPAYQHEDIISRACEMAAESRDGGMTGGGGSGGEERDNDGPPTPKISRVEGGGNNGGTLRGTSSSCTVSGNDESQSQVRQEIFQYLAEPLLQGTPDLFQYWSSAVNEKFPRLARLAMWLLAVPAVGIRNECATVCEQSLAMKRRQQVTTEEMNKLIFLRSNMG
- the znf618 gene encoding zinc finger protein 618 isoform X9; its protein translation is MSAQEAPIPGKEKADGGSAATDGPSPTLVPKTKNTTPPPVTVKKEPGTSETSNGKVGDANPAEICVVIGGNDGGASGGASRRAQTEGMFALGTPPPTKSTDSCIGSYVCGVCGKKYKYYNCFQTHVRAHRESDSMVADGLPQTPNILSPHCSRLPIGDILIPDSFRYSCDICGKKYKYYSCFQEHRDLHAVDDPYEQVVLPVDGLKEEEPVEPYQKIGPKTGSYVCEFCGKQYKYFNPYQEHVALHTPMGSFDLKTSRVQECGSMDMSKFGHSQTGKIKRTPSPLVASTFSTTQTDNENHTKGDSPKTSSASGPQEQLWRGSQAPAHSSVKLQIPPQSISQRNHTVSQNNGLPEKERQQVAERLLRVMCSDLSMLNVLNSKDFLKLAQTLVDTGARHGAYSTRDAFGNMSALALRQLPRMYNQVKVKVTCALGSNASLGIAVTCHSQTSGPDACYVLTAYQVEGSRLKRYVLGVREAELREGPEQVHHWVQNVLSEFVMSDIRTVYVSEPKVWAAGFAGSPLGGGGRSRICLRCAGCSLGAVVQAVLGKRSLQARGLHELSELLSTCRDIASSTTLSLREEQCTNTSTSTTEEGTQGSPSQCPNPPCWDRMAEALLQVHAHFEQICEAYGRSKTTAPLLQGLNKHLLGTLACLLAPLRLAALELSSQRRPTLQQVLPVYLRLEKFFTSKAGEAGTGTASKLCHYFLEALKENFKVERAHQVAMVLDPQLKLRSVPAYQHEDIISRACEMAAESRDGGMTGGGGSGGEERDNDGPPTPKISRVEGGGNNGGTLRGTSSSCTVSGNDESQSQVRQEIFQYLAEPLLQGTPDLFQYWSSAVNEKFPRLARLAMWLLAVPAVGIRNECATVCEQSLAMKRRQQVTTEEMNKLIFLRSNMG
- the znf618 gene encoding zinc finger protein 618 isoform X10, which codes for MPWLLRIIYRLRCSYVCGVCGKKYKYYNCFQTHVRAHRESDSMVADGLPQTPNILSPHCSRLPIGDILIPDSFRYSCDICGKKYKYYSCFQEHRDLHAVDDPYEQVVLPVDGLKEEEPVEPYQKIGPKTGSYVCEFCGKQYKYFNPYQEHVALHTPMGSFDLKTSRVQECGSMDMSKFGHSQTGKIKNSPFRRKLEGAIQSSLVDTNSSQNSSGTPSPLVASTFSTTQKPYTCGACGIQFQFYNNLLEHMQSHAADNENHTKGDSPKTSSASGPQEQLWRGSQAPAHSSVKLQIPPQSISQRNHTVSQNNGLPEKERQQVAERLLRVMCSDLSMLNVLNSKDFLKLAQTLVDTGARHGAYSTRDAFGNMSALALRQLPRMYNQVKVKVTCALGSNASLGIAVTCHSQTSGPDACYVLTAYQVEGSRLKRYVLGVREAELREGPEQVHHWVQNVLSEFVMSDIRTVYVSEPKVWAAGFAGSPLGGGGRSRICLRCAGCSLGAVVQAVLGKRSLQARGLHELSELLSTCRDIASSTTLSLREEQCTNTSTSTTEEGTQGSPSQCPNPPCWDRMAEALLQVHAHFEQICEAYGRSKTTAPLLQGLNKHLLGTLACLLAPLRLAALELSSQRRPTLQQVLPVYLRLEKFFTSKAGEAGTGTASKLCHYFLEALKENFKVERAHQVAMVLDPQLKLRSVPAYQHEDIISRACEMAAESRDGGMTGGGGSGGEERDNDGPPTPKISRVEGGGNNGGTLRGTSSSCTVSGNDESQSQVRQEIFQYLAEPLLQGTPDLFQYWSSAVNEKFPRLARLAMWLLAVPAVGIRNECATVCEQSLAMKRRQQVTTEEMNKLIFLRSNMG
- the znf618 gene encoding zinc finger protein 618 isoform X2, whose protein sequence is MSAQEAPIPGKEKADGGSAATDGPSPTLVPKTKNTTPPPVTVKKEPGTSETSNGKVGDANPAEICVVIGGNDGGASGGASRRAQTEGMFALGTPPPTKSTDSCIGSYVCGVCGKKYKYYNCFQTHVRAHRESDSMVADGLPQTPNILSPHCSRLPIGDILIPDSFRYSCDICGKKYKYYSCFQEHRDLHAVDDPYEQVVLPVDGLKEEEPVEPYQKIGPKTGSYVCEFCGKQYKYFNPYQEHVALHTPMGSFDLKTSRVQECGSMDMSKFGHSQTDSPFRRKLEGAIQSSLVDTNSSQNSSGTPSPLVASTFSTTQKPYTCGACGIQFQFYNNLLEHMQSHAADNENHTKGDSPKTSSASGPQEQLWRGSQAPAHSSVKLQIPPQSISQRNHTVSQNNGLPEKERQQVAERLLRVMCSDLSMLNVLNSKDFLKLAQTLVDTGARHGAYSTRDAFGNMSALALRQLPRMYNQVKVKVTCALGSNASLGIAVTCHSQTSGPDACYVLTAYQVEGSRLKRYVLGVREAELREGPEQVHHWVQNVLSEFVMSDIRTVYVSEPKVWAAGFAGSPLGGGGRSRICLRCAGCSLGAVVQAVLGKRSLQARGLHELSELLSTCRDIASSTTLSLREEQCTNTSTSTTEEGTQGSPSQCPNPPCWDRMAEALLQVHAHFEQICEAYGRSKTTAPLLQGLNKHLLGTLACLLAPLRLAALELSSQRRPTLQQVLPVYLRLEKFFTSKAGEAGTGTASKLCHYFLEALKENFKVERAHQVAMVLDPQLKLRSVPAYQHEDIISRACEMAAESRDGGMTGGGGSGGEERDNDGPPTPKISRVEGGGNNGGTLRGTSSSCTVSGNDESQSQVRQEIFQYLAEPLLQGTPDLFQYWSSAVNEKFPRLARLAMWLLAVPAVGIRNECATVCEQSLAMKRRQQVTTEEMNKLIFLRSNMG
- the znf618 gene encoding zinc finger protein 618 isoform X7; the encoded protein is MSAQEAPIPGKEKADGGSAATDGPSPTLVPKTKNTTPPPVTVKKEPGTSETSNGKVGDANPAEICVVIGGNDGGASGGASRRAQTEGMFALGTPPPTKSTDSCIGSYVCGVCGKKYKYYNCFQTHVRAHRESDSMVADGLPQTPNILSPHCSRLPIGDILIPDSFRYSCDICGKKYKYYSCFQEHRDLHAVDDPYEQVVLPVDGLKEEEPVEPYQKIGPKTGSYVCEFCGKQYKYFNPYQEHVALHTPMGSFDLKTSRVQECGSMDMSKFGHSQTGKIKRTPSPLVASTFSTTQKPYTCGACGIQFQFYNNLLEHMQSHAADNENHTKGDSPKTSSASGPQEQLWRGSQAPAHSSVKLQIPPQSISQRNHTVSQNNGLPEKERQQVAERLLRVMCSDLSMLNVLNSKDFLKLAQTLVDTGARHGAYSTRDAFGNMSALALRQLPRMYNQVKVKVTCALGSNASLGIAVTCHSQTSGPDACYVLTAYQVEGSRLKRYVLGVREAELREGPEQVHHWVQNVLSEFVMSDIRTVYVSEPKVWAAGFAGSPLGGGGRSRICLRCAGCSLGAVVQAVLGKRSLQARGLHELSELLSTCRDIASSTTLSLREEQCTNTSTSTTEEGTQGSPSQCPNPPCWDRMAEALLQVHAHFEQICEAYGRSKTTAPLLQGLNKHLLGTLACLLAPLRLAALELSSQRRPTLQQVLPVYLRLEKFFTSKAGEAGTGTASKLCHYFLEALKENFKVERAHQVAMVLDPQLKLRSVPAYQHEDIISRACEMAAESRDGGMTGGGGSGGEERDNDGPPTPKISRVEGGGNNGGTLRGTSSSCTVSGNDESQSQVRQEIFQYLAEPLLQGTPDLFQYWSSAVNEKFPRLARLAMWLLAVPAVGIRNECATVCEQSLAMKRRQQVTTEEMNKLIFLRSNMG